The segment CATGGCGGGTGCCCGAAGCCGACCAGTGCAGTCTAGCCGGGCCGCCTGGGAAGCGACCGGTCGTACGATGACGGCATGCACTCGCCCACCGGTCAGCAGGTCCTCCTCCACAGAGGCGGCGTGTCGGCCCGCATCGCCCAGGTCGGCGCATCGCTGCGCCATCTCGTCGTCGCGGGAACCACCGTCGTGCCGCCCTACCCCGATGACGAGCCCGCCCCGATGTGCGCGGGCGTCGTGCTCGTGCCGTGGCCCAACCGCATCCGCGACGGCGTCTGGCGCGACGGCGACACCGAGCGCGCCCTGGCGATCACGGAGCCGAAGCTGCACAACGCCAGCCACGGCCTGCTGCGCTTCGCCGCGTACGAGATCGCAGAGCACTCCGACGACACGGCGACTCTGCGCGCGACGGTCGTGCCGCAGACCGGGTACCCCTACCTGCTCGACACGGCGGTGACCTACACGCTCGAGGATGACGGCATTCGCGTCGCGCACGAGGTCGTCAACCGCTCGGCGACGGATGCCCCGGTCGCGCTGGGCGTGCATCCGTATGTCACGATCGGCGACACCGATCCGCGAGGGCTCGTGCTGCGCATCCCCGCCGAGTCGTTCTTCGAGACCGACGACCGGATGCTGCCCGTCGGCGAATCGCCGGTTTCGGGCGGCACGGATCTTCGTGCGGGCCGCCCTCTCGGCGAGGTGCAGCTCGACACCGGCTTCGCCACCCTGCGCCGCGGCGCCGACGACCGCGCCCGCACGAGCCTCACCGCTCCCGACGGGCGCACCGCGGCGCTCTGGCAGGGAGCCGGGTTCGACTACGTGCAGGTGTACACGACGCCGCGGTATCCGGGGCAGGAGCTCGCCGTCGCGATCGAGCCGATGACCGCACCCGCCGAGGCCTTCAACTCCGGCCGCGGACTGCGCCGACTCGCACCCGGCGAGGCGTGGACGCTCGAGTGGGGGATCACGCTCTCGGCGGAGTGAGGGGAGCGGGCGGCGCCCCGAGCAGAATCTCGTCTGGCTCCGCCAGCTCGACGACCGGATGCGGAATCCAGTCAGCCCAACGGGTTCGCGGAGACGCCCTTCTCGCGCAGCTCGCGGCGGGTGAGCGCGGGCGGCTCCGGCGAATCCGGACCATCCGGGTCGCCGTCCTCGAGCCCCGGCGCATCCGTCCCGCCCGCACGCTTCGCCGCCCGGCGCTCGCGGGCCCCTTCGACGAGGTTGTAGAGGGTCGGCAGCACGATGAGCGTGAGCACGGTCGAGGAGATGAGCCCCCCGATCACGACGATCGCCAGCGGCTGCGAGATGAACCCGGCGTGCCCCGTGATGCCGAGCGCCATCGGAGTGAGCGCGAAGATCGTCGCCAGTGCCGTCATGAGGATGGGGCGCAGACGCTTCTCGCCGCCGGCGAGCGTCGCCTCGGCCACGCTCAGCCCCTTCTCGCGGTACTGATTGACGAGGTCGACGAGCACGATGGCGTTCGTCACGACGATGCCGATGAGCATGAGCACGCCGATGAGGGATGCGACGCCCAGCGGCACGCCCGTGACGATCTGCAGCAGGATCGCCCCGGTCGCCGCGAACGGCACCGAGACGAGCAGCAGCAGCGGCTGGCGCAACGACTTGAACGTCGCCACCATCACGACGTAGACGATGAGGATCGCCGCGAGCATCGCCAGGCCCAGCTGGGCGAACGAGTCCTGCTGCTGCGAGGCGACGCCGCCGATCTCGGCGCGGGCACCGTCGGGCAGCGACGCCTCGTCGATCGCGGCCGACACCGACGCCGAGGCGACGGCGAGGTTGTCGGAGCTCATCGGCACGGTGATCGTCGCGGTGCGACGCCCCTGCTCTGTGGTGATCGAGGTCGGCCCCTCGCGCTGCTCGACCGTGGCGATGTCCTGCAGCGCGACCGGTCCGAGCGCCGAGGGCACGACGAGCTGACGCAGCGCGTCGACGGTGGTCGGCGGCGTGGGCGCGGCGAGATACACCGACAGCGAGCTCTCGTCGATCTCCACCGAGCCGATCTGCTGCGGCCGCATCGTGCTCGACACGATCGAGCCCACCGCCACCTCCGACAGCCCGTGCTGCGCGGCGGCGGCGCGATCGACGACCACGGCGATGTACGGCAGCGAGGCGGCGAGGTTGTCGGTCACCTGACCGATGCCGTCGCGGCCCTTCAGGTCGTCGACGAGCGCGGTCGTCGCCTTCTGCAGGCTCTCGCCGTCGGGCGCCGTCACGGCCACCTCGATGTCGCTCGACGCCAGCCCTGCCGATGCCGCGACCGTGATGTCGCCGACGCCGTCGAGCCCGTCCACGGCATCCTGCACATCGGCGCGCAGGCGCTCCTGGTCGGCATCCGGGTCGGTCTGGATCGAATAGGTCACCGCCGCACCGCCGCTGAAGGCGTCGCGCAGCGCCGAGCCGCTCGAACCGATCGACGCCTGCACGTCGGTGATGCCGTCGACGCCTGCCAGAGCATCCTCGACGGCGCGGGCCGCCTCCGACTTGGCCTCCAGGCTCGCGGTCGGACCAAGATCCTGCGTCACCGTCATGGTGTTCTGGCCCGAGTCGCTGAGGAAGTTGATCTTCATCAGCGGAGCGGCGGCCAGCGTCGCGCCCAGCACGACGACGGCGAGGATCACGGTGAGCCCGGAGTGCTTGAGCGTCCAGGTGAGGATCGGCCGGTACACCTCCTGCAGCTTCGTCGGCGGCGCATCCGGATGCTCGGGATCGATCGCGCGACCGTGCTCGTCGAGCAGCGGCTTGCCCGGGCGCAGGAACCAGTACGCCAGCACGGGCACGATCGTGAGCGCGACGAGCAGCGAGGCGGCCATCGCGATCGTCACCGTCATCGCGAACGGCCGGAACAGCTCGCCGACCATGTCTCCCACGAACACGATCGGCAGGAACACCGCCACCGTCGTGATGGTCGATGCGGTGATGGCGGCGGCCACCTCGCGCACGGCGAGGCGGATCGCATCGCCCTTGTCGGCATCGCCCACATAGTGCCGTTTGATGTTCTCGATCACCACGATCGAGTCGTCGACCACGCGCCCGATCGCGATCGTGAGCGCACCGAGGGTGAGCATGTTCAGCGAGTAGCCGAAGGCCTGCAGCCCGATGAAGGTGATGAGCACCGAGGTGGGGATCGAGATCGCGGTGACCAGCGTCGAACGGATCGAGAGCAGGAAGACGAGGATGACGACGACGGCGAACAGCAGGCCCAGCAGTCCCTCGGTGGCGAGCGTCTCGATGGACTGCGTGATGAACGGCGCCTGATCGAACACGACCGTGAACTCGGCATCGGGGAACGAGGTCTTCAGATCGTCGAGCACCGTGAGCACGCCGTTCGAGACCTCGACGGTGTTCGCGGCGGGCAGCTTGGTGATCGCGATCGACAGCGCATCCTCGCCGTTCACGCGCGAGAGCGAGGTGACCGGATCGGTGCCCAGTTCGACGGTGGCGACGTCGCCGATGGTCGCGGACGATCCCACCAGCGGCAGAGCGGCGATCTCGTCGACCGAGGTGATCTTCGCCCCCGTCTGCACGGTGAGCGTCTCGTCGCCCTCGGTGATGTCTCCGCCGGGGAAGAGCACGCCGTTCTGCTGCAGCGCCGACGAGATCGCGTTCGTGCCGAGACCCTGCGCGGCGAGCGCGGCGACATCCGGAGTGATCGTGACGCGGTGGCCCACGCCGCCGACGATCTGGGCGGCGTTGACCCCGTCGACGTCTTCGAGCTGCGGCACGATGACGTTGTCGAGGTCGGCCT is part of the Microbacterium pseudoresistens genome and harbors:
- a CDS encoding aldose 1-epimerase family protein, with the protein product MHSPTGQQVLLHRGGVSARIAQVGASLRHLVVAGTTVVPPYPDDEPAPMCAGVVLVPWPNRIRDGVWRDGDTERALAITEPKLHNASHGLLRFAAYEIAEHSDDTATLRATVVPQTGYPYLLDTAVTYTLEDDGIRVAHEVVNRSATDAPVALGVHPYVTIGDTDPRGLVLRIPAESFFETDDRMLPVGESPVSGGTDLRAGRPLGEVQLDTGFATLRRGADDRARTSLTAPDGRTAALWQGAGFDYVQVYTTPRYPGQELAVAIEPMTAPAEAFNSGRGLRRLAPGEAWTLEWGITLSAE
- a CDS encoding efflux RND transporter permease subunit — encoded protein: MSSLAVLSLRNRALIALVTIVAAVFGGIALTNLKQELIPSLELPALMVMTTYPGASPEVVENDVSTPIETAIQGVPGLESTTATSTTNASIVQATFTYGTNLATAEQKMQQAINRISSQLPEDVEPQVLSISIDDFPVIQIAVSGLGEGDQAQADLDNVIVPQLEDVDGVNAAQIVGGVGHRVTITPDVAALAAQGLGTNAISSALQQNGVLFPGGDITEGDETLTVQTGAKITSVDEIAALPLVGSSATIGDVATVELGTDPVTSLSRVNGEDALSIAITKLPAANTVEVSNGVLTVLDDLKTSFPDAEFTVVFDQAPFITQSIETLATEGLLGLLFAVVVILVFLLSIRSTLVTAISIPTSVLITFIGLQAFGYSLNMLTLGALTIAIGRVVDDSIVVIENIKRHYVGDADKGDAIRLAVREVAAAITASTITTVAVFLPIVFVGDMVGELFRPFAMTVTIAMAASLLVALTIVPVLAYWFLRPGKPLLDEHGRAIDPEHPDAPPTKLQEVYRPILTWTLKHSGLTVILAVVVLGATLAAAPLMKINFLSDSGQNTMTVTQDLGPTASLEAKSEAARAVEDALAGVDGITDVQASIGSSGSALRDAFSGGAAVTYSIQTDPDADQERLRADVQDAVDGLDGVGDITVAASAGLASSDIEVAVTAPDGESLQKATTALVDDLKGRDGIGQVTDNLAASLPYIAVVVDRAAAAQHGLSEVAVGSIVSSTMRPQQIGSVEIDESSLSVYLAAPTPPTTVDALRQLVVPSALGPVALQDIATVEQREGPTSITTEQGRRTATITVPMSSDNLAVASASVSAAIDEASLPDGARAEIGGVASQQQDSFAQLGLAMLAAILIVYVVMVATFKSLRQPLLLLVSVPFAATGAILLQIVTGVPLGVASLIGVLMLIGIVVTNAIVLVDLVNQYREKGLSVAEATLAGGEKRLRPILMTALATIFALTPMALGITGHAGFISQPLAIVVIGGLISSTVLTLIVLPTLYNLVEGARERRAAKRAGGTDAPGLEDGDPDGPDSPEPPALTRRELREKGVSANPLG